Genomic DNA from Borrelia hispanica CRI:
ATATAAACTCAATGAAAATCTTTATATTATTCATGCTAGTGTATTTGGGAATAGGGCTTTAAAGGGTAGTTAATGAGTACTTTAAGCAAAGAAGAAGCTAGCCCAGTGGTTGAAAATAAAAGTACTCAAAGTGCTAAAGTTGCTCATGATACTCAATTGGGCAATCAAGAACAAATAGAATTTTTAAAATCTTTAGATGTAGAGACTCTACAAACTTTAGAAACTATAGAAGATGTAGAGAGTTTGAGATTAAATTTGCAACAAGATTCTGTTCTTGAGTCAGATCCAATCCCGAAAGAAGGTTCAAGAAGTAGGAGCAGACAAAAAAGAAGTGTTACTATCCAAGCTTCAGATTCTAGTTATACAGATGCACTCATCAAACTTAAACAATATACCAAAGTCTTTAAAGAAGATGCTGCTGTATTTGAAAGGGTTACATCTGATTTTCGTGATCGTATGCAAATAGTAGATGCTGATTCTCAAGCACTCTCAAGTTATGTTGACATGATAGAGCGATATGCATACAAAGAATATCCATACAAACGTGCGGTAAAGTTAAAAGTTGAAGAGAATGCTATTTATGTTGTGCCTTCAAATGACGAAGATATGTATGGAGTATGTATTGACGTTTGTGAGAATAGCAATACAGCACTTGTGATTCCAATAACATGTAATTTTTGTGGATACTTAGCTGCTAGTGATTCAAGTATCACAGTCTCAAATAAATTAGATTTTGATTCTAATGGGATGCTTATAAAAGCAGAGAGTGGCGGGAAAAAAATGATTAATATTGTTGCACTTAGTGATGTATTTACTATTGATTTAGCAGAAAATGATTCTAGTCGTAAAGGTCAATATAAGGTTCATTTTGTTAAAGTTGCAATTTATGGCAATAGGTCATAGCAAATTAAGTTAAATGTTAGAGGAGGTTAAGGAGTGTCTAATAATATAACGCAATTAATAAAAGATTATGAAGATAAACGTGATAAGCTAAAAGCATTAATGAAAAACCCAAGTGATGAGCTTTCTGTTTTTAGTAACAATACTGATTTTAGAGACAAATATCAA
This window encodes:
- a CDS encoding DUF228 domain-containing protein → MSTLSKEEASPVVENKSTQSAKVAHDTQLGNQEQIEFLKSLDVETLQTLETIEDVESLRLNLQQDSVLESDPIPKEGSRSRSRQKRSVTIQASDSSYTDALIKLKQYTKVFKEDAAVFERVTSDFRDRMQIVDADSQALSSYVDMIERYAYKEYPYKRAVKLKVEENAIYVVPSNDEDMYGVCIDVCENSNTALVIPITCNFCGYLAASDSSITVSNKLDFDSNGMLIKAESGGKKMINIVALSDVFTIDLAENDSSRKGQYKVHFVKVAIYGNRS